Proteins encoded by one window of Deinococcus radiodurans R1 = ATCC 13939 = DSM 20539:
- a CDS encoding RtcB family protein, whose protein sequence is MNGKHITKLGFEGKAVGLALSAAGLREDAGVSRGDILDELRSVQNYPEQYQGGGVYADLATHLIEQQAAQQTRQSAKLRAAPLPYRTWGEDLIEPGAHRQMDVAMQLPISRAGALMPDAHVGYGLPIGGVLATENAVIPYGVGVDIGCSMMLSVFPVAATGLSVDEARSLLLKHTRFGAGVGFEKRDRLDHPVLAEATWDEQPLLRHLFDKAAGQIGSSGSGNHFVEFGTFTLAQADPQLEGLDPGEYLAVLSHSGSRGFGAQVAGHFTNLAQRLWPALDKEAQKLAWLPLDSEAGQAYWQAMNLAGRYALANHEQIHARLARALGEKPLLRAQNSHNLAWKQQVNGQELIVHRKGATPAEAGQLGLIPGSMADPGYLVRGRGNPEALASASHGAGRQLGRKAAERSLAKKDVQAYLKDRGVTLIGGGIDEAPQAYKRIEDVIARQRDLVDVLGEFRPRVVRMDTGSEDV, encoded by the coding sequence ATGAATGGCAAACACATCACCAAACTCGGTTTTGAAGGCAAAGCGGTGGGCCTCGCCCTCAGCGCGGCGGGCCTGCGCGAAGACGCAGGCGTGAGCCGTGGGGACATCCTCGACGAACTGCGGAGCGTGCAGAATTACCCCGAACAGTACCAAGGGGGCGGAGTCTACGCCGACCTCGCCACGCACCTGATAGAGCAGCAGGCCGCTCAACAGACGCGCCAGAGCGCCAAGCTCCGTGCCGCGCCGCTGCCCTACCGCACCTGGGGCGAAGACCTCATCGAACCCGGCGCCCACCGCCAGATGGACGTGGCGATGCAGCTTCCCATCTCCCGCGCCGGCGCCCTGATGCCCGACGCGCACGTGGGCTACGGCCTGCCCATCGGCGGGGTGCTGGCGACCGAGAATGCCGTCATTCCCTACGGCGTGGGCGTGGACATCGGCTGCTCGATGATGCTGAGTGTCTTTCCGGTGGCGGCCACCGGCCTCAGCGTGGACGAAGCGCGCTCGCTGCTGCTCAAGCACACCCGCTTCGGCGCGGGCGTCGGCTTCGAGAAGCGCGACCGCCTCGACCACCCGGTGCTGGCTGAGGCGACCTGGGACGAGCAACCGCTGCTGCGCCACCTCTTCGACAAGGCGGCTGGTCAGATCGGCAGTTCGGGCAGCGGCAACCACTTCGTCGAGTTCGGGACATTCACGCTCGCGCAGGCCGATCCGCAACTGGAAGGCCTCGACCCCGGCGAGTATCTGGCGGTGCTCTCGCACTCCGGCTCGCGCGGCTTCGGGGCGCAGGTGGCGGGACACTTCACCAACCTCGCGCAGCGGCTGTGGCCCGCGCTCGACAAGGAAGCGCAAAAACTTGCCTGGCTGCCGCTGGACAGCGAAGCGGGGCAAGCGTACTGGCAGGCGATGAACCTCGCGGGCCGCTACGCGCTTGCCAACCACGAGCAGATTCACGCCCGCCTTGCCCGTGCCCTCGGTGAAAAGCCCCTGCTGCGCGCGCAAAACAGCCACAACCTCGCCTGGAAACAGCAGGTGAATGGACAGGAACTCATTGTCCACCGCAAGGGCGCGACCCCCGCCGAGGCCGGGCAGCTCGGTCTGATTCCCGGCAGCATGGCCGACCCCGGCTACCTCGTGCGCGGGCGCGGCAACCCCGAGGCCCTGGCGAGTGCCAGCCACGGCGCGGGCCGGCAGCTCGGGCGCAAGGCCGCCGAACGCTCGCTGGCGAAAAAGGACGTGCAGGCGTACCTCAAAGACCGGGGCGTGACCCTGATCGGCGGCGGTATCGACGAGGCGCCCCAGGCCTACAAGCGCATCGAGGACGTGATCGCCCGCCAGCGCGACCTCGTGGACGTGCTCGGCGAGTTCCGCCCCCGCGTGGTGCGGATGGACACCGGCAGCGAGGACGTGTAG
- a CDS encoding response regulator transcription factor: protein MIRVLLADDHALFRQGLRSLLESEGMRVIGEAANGREAVRYAADTQPDVILMDIQMPELDGVKATQSILEINPQARVIMITMYRQDRYVFEAVKAGARGYILKDADAGTLIDAITRVAAGEALLDADMAQNVLDDFRDKREELPSEKHADLNERETMILKLLAQGFSNQDIALRLDISEKTVRNRLSEIFTKLQLNNRTQAALYAIREGIANLE, encoded by the coding sequence ATGATCCGAGTCCTGCTTGCCGACGACCATGCCCTCTTTCGCCAGGGCCTCCGCAGCCTGCTGGAATCGGAGGGGATGCGGGTCATCGGTGAGGCCGCCAATGGGCGCGAGGCGGTGCGCTACGCCGCCGACACCCAGCCCGACGTGATTCTGATGGACATCCAGATGCCCGAGCTCGACGGGGTCAAGGCGACCCAGAGCATTCTGGAAATCAATCCGCAGGCCCGCGTCATCATGATCACCATGTACCGCCAGGACCGCTACGTGTTCGAGGCGGTCAAGGCCGGAGCGCGCGGTTACATCCTCAAGGACGCCGACGCGGGCACCCTGATCGACGCGATTACGCGGGTGGCGGCGGGCGAGGCGCTGCTCGACGCGGACATGGCACAGAACGTCCTCGACGACTTCCGAGACAAGCGCGAGGAACTGCCCAGCGAGAAACACGCCGACCTCAACGAGCGCGAGACGATGATTCTCAAGCTGCTCGCCCAGGGCTTTTCCAACCAGGACATCGCGCTGCGGCTCGACATCTCGGAAAAGACCGTCCGCAACCGCCTCTCCGAGATTTTCACCAAGCTGCAACTCAACAACCGCACCCAGGCCGCGCTGTACGCCATCCGCGAGGGCATCGCCAACCTTGAGTAA
- a CDS encoding class I SAM-dependent methyltransferase, with product MRITTLEELLEALDELFDDGSDLTRRGAQDPWERVFSQPGHPLASDLPDACLVDWTRQGLLPSGDGLTALDLGCGLGRNARWLARQGYAVTGLDLSPYAVGQARERTPGPDIRYLEGDVLRDPIPGGPFDVVYDSGCFHHLPPHRRLSYLHTLGQVLRPGGWFGLCTFAWGRMGSAKSDLELLRQGQLEGGVGYTLDDLREMFGGLDFVTGSLLSELEPASEPVFQMDFLQAALFRRPE from the coding sequence ATGCGCATCACCACGTTGGAGGAGCTGCTTGAGGCCCTCGATGAGCTGTTCGACGACGGCTCGGACCTCACCCGGCGCGGGGCGCAGGATCCCTGGGAGCGGGTGTTCAGCCAGCCGGGACACCCACTCGCCTCGGACCTCCCCGACGCCTGTCTGGTGGACTGGACGCGGCAGGGACTGCTTCCGTCCGGCGATGGCCTGACGGCCCTAGACCTCGGCTGCGGCCTGGGGCGCAATGCCCGCTGGCTGGCCCGGCAGGGCTACGCGGTAACGGGTCTCGACCTCTCGCCCTACGCGGTTGGGCAGGCGCGGGAGCGGACGCCAGGCCCGGACATCCGGTATCTCGAAGGCGACGTGCTGCGCGACCCCATTCCGGGCGGCCCCTTCGACGTGGTGTACGACTCGGGCTGCTTTCATCACCTCCCGCCCCACCGCCGCCTGTCGTATCTGCATACGCTGGGGCAGGTGCTCAGGCCCGGCGGCTGGTTCGGCCTCTGCACCTTCGCCTGGGGCCGGATGGGCAGCGCGAAGAGTGACCTCGAACTGCTGCGCCAGGGCCAACTCGAAGGCGGCGTGGGCTACACGCTGGACGACCTGCGGGAGATGTTCGGAGGGCTGGACTTCGTGACGGGGAGCCTCCTCTCTGAGCTGGAACCGGCGTCCGAACCTGTCTTTCAAATGGACTTCCTGCAAGCGGCTTTGTTCCGTCGTCCCGAATAA
- a CDS encoding MGMT family protein: MSQPIAAPFRQQLLDLVARIPPGRVMTYGQLALLAGQPGAARQAGAVMHSLKDSDLPWQRVINAQGRVSTYKVGLGEVQEGLLRAEGIEFDDAGRCDLSRYQWWPDENAANIAQRLL, from the coding sequence ATGTCCCAACCCATCGCCGCGCCCTTTCGTCAGCAGTTGCTCGACCTCGTGGCCCGCATTCCGCCGGGGCGGGTGATGACCTACGGGCAACTGGCGCTGCTCGCCGGTCAGCCGGGCGCGGCGCGGCAGGCAGGCGCCGTCATGCACAGCCTCAAGGACTCGGACCTGCCCTGGCAACGGGTCATCAATGCCCAGGGCCGCGTCAGCACCTACAAGGTCGGCCTGGGGGAAGTGCAAGAGGGCCTGCTGCGCGCCGAGGGCATAGAGTTCGACGACGCCGGGCGCTGTGACCTGAGCCGCTACCAGTGGTGGCCGGACGAGAACGCGGCGAACATCGCTCAACGTCTTCTGTAG
- a CDS encoding 50S ribosomal protein L25/general stress protein Ctc, with protein MELTAKPRTPKQKLDESMIAAVAYNKENNVSFALDRKAFDRAFRQQSTTGLFDITVEGGETFPALVKAVQMDKRKRAPIHVDFYMVTYGEPVEVSVPVHTTGRSQGEVQGGLVDIVVHNLQIVAPGPRRIPQELVVDVTKMNIGDHITAGDIKLPEGCTLAADPELTVVSVLPPRLTAEELEAEVQAAQVAGLVAAGELSEEAAEAVLEGDASLEEVKAEASEDNAGTDSEDNSDAQ; from the coding sequence ATGGAACTGACTGCCAAACCCCGCACCCCCAAGCAGAAACTCGACGAGAGCATGATCGCCGCCGTCGCCTACAACAAGGAAAACAACGTTTCCTTCGCCCTGGACCGCAAGGCGTTTGACCGCGCTTTCCGTCAGCAGAGCACCACCGGCCTGTTCGACATCACCGTCGAAGGCGGCGAAACCTTCCCCGCGCTGGTCAAGGCCGTGCAGATGGACAAGCGTAAGCGCGCTCCCATCCACGTGGACTTTTACATGGTGACCTACGGCGAACCCGTCGAAGTCAGCGTGCCGGTGCACACCACGGGCCGCAGCCAGGGCGAAGTCCAGGGCGGTCTGGTGGATATCGTGGTCCACAACCTTCAGATCGTGGCCCCCGGCCCCCGCCGCATTCCCCAGGAACTCGTGGTGGACGTGACCAAGATGAACATCGGCGACCACATTACCGCCGGTGACATCAAGCTGCCCGAAGGCTGCACCCTGGCCGCCGACCCCGAACTGACTGTTGTCAGTGTGCTGCCGCCCCGCCTGACCGCCGAGGAACTCGAAGCCGAAGTCCAGGCCGCGCAGGTGGCCGGTCTGGTCGCTGCCGGCGAACTGTCCGAAGAAGCTGCCGAAGCCGTGCTCGAAGGCGACGCCAGCCTGGAAGAAGTCAAGGCCGAAGCCAGCGAAGACAACGCTGGCACCGACAGCGAAGACAACAGCGACGCCCAGTAA
- a CDS encoding ubiquinol-cytochrome c reductase iron-sulfur subunit, with protein sequence MKGDILVHAEGPNSGQPVTVADLSDKITRAWPQGKDPKTGDMVTRNGDPTSILAIYKFPKGQMEEPTKLDATIDGEIVAYGDRCQHAGCNVEDGQNGIMNCPCHSGQYDPKRGCKVVGGPPPAPLPQLPIKLDGDKLVADGFFMTRPYGYNSDEDWETYTKKVEELLS encoded by the coding sequence ATGAAGGGCGACATCCTGGTGCACGCGGAAGGCCCCAACAGTGGTCAGCCCGTGACCGTGGCCGACCTCAGCGACAAGATCACCCGCGCCTGGCCCCAGGGCAAAGACCCCAAGACCGGCGACATGGTGACGCGAAACGGCGACCCGACCAGCATCCTGGCGATCTACAAGTTCCCCAAGGGCCAGATGGAGGAGCCGACCAAACTCGACGCCACGATTGACGGCGAGATCGTGGCTTATGGCGACCGTTGCCAGCACGCGGGCTGCAACGTGGAAGACGGCCAGAACGGCATCATGAACTGCCCCTGCCACTCGGGGCAGTACGACCCCAAGCGGGGCTGCAAGGTGGTCGGCGGTCCGCCCCCTGCGCCCCTGCCCCAGTTGCCGATCAAGCTCGACGGGGACAAGCTGGTCGCGGACGGGTTTTTCATGACCCGGCCCTACGGCTACAACTCTGACGAAGACTGGGAAACCTACACCAAGAAAGTGGAGGAACTGCTGTCATGA
- a CDS encoding class I SAM-dependent methyltransferase, whose product MTWNPDQYHQFKDARSAPARDLQALIPERPYAQVVDLGCGTGEQTAQLAQRFPQATVLGLDSSAAMLAKAGAQQLPNLRFEQGDIQELSGSFDLLYSNAALQWLPDHPRLLARLWEHLRPGGVLAVQVPANHDHASHRLLTATANEFETELGGFTRFGTAHGASPVLTPAAYAELLDGLGAVDITALSKVYPVVLPGAEGLIEWTKGTALVPYLSRLDGADAARFLDVYRGKLQAEFPGERVYYAFTRVLFVATRPEL is encoded by the coding sequence ATGACCTGGAATCCCGACCAGTACCACCAGTTCAAAGACGCCCGCAGCGCCCCGGCGCGTGACCTGCAAGCCCTCATTCCCGAGCGGCCCTACGCGCAGGTCGTGGACCTCGGCTGCGGCACCGGCGAGCAGACGGCGCAACTCGCGCAGCGTTTTCCGCAGGCCACCGTGCTGGGGCTGGACAGCAGCGCGGCGATGCTGGCGAAGGCGGGGGCACAGCAACTGCCCAATCTGCGCTTTGAGCAGGGTGACATTCAGGAGTTGAGCGGCAGCTTCGACCTGCTGTACTCCAACGCCGCCTTGCAGTGGCTACCCGACCACCCCCGACTGCTGGCGCGGCTGTGGGAGCACCTGCGGCCCGGTGGGGTGCTGGCGGTGCAGGTTCCAGCAAATCACGACCACGCCTCACACCGGCTGCTGACCGCAACGGCGAACGAGTTTGAGACCGAGCTGGGCGGCTTTACCCGCTTCGGCACGGCGCATGGGGCCTCGCCAGTGCTGACACCCGCCGCCTACGCCGAGCTATTGGACGGGCTGGGAGCGGTGGACATCACCGCGCTGAGCAAGGTCTACCCCGTTGTGCTGCCGGGCGCCGAGGGCCTCATCGAATGGACCAAGGGCACGGCGCTGGTGCCTTACCTCTCGCGGCTGGACGGGGCGGACGCGGCGCGGTTTCTGGACGTATACCGGGGCAAATTGCAGGCCGAGTTCCCTGGCGAGCGGGTGTACTACGCCTTTACGCGGGTGCTGTTCGTGGCGACGCGGCCCGAACTTTAA
- the hisB gene encoding imidazoleglycerol-phosphate dehydratase HisB, with the protein MPRTAAVTRTTKETDITVRLDLDAAPYEQPATGHGFFDHMLDALARHSRLGISISGTGDLHIEPHHLIEDTGITLGQALSQALGDRKGIERYGSAFVPMDETLAHVVLDLSGRAHLAFEPETLDVYGDAGGMTHYHLREFLRGFCNHAGATLHVRLLAGREAHHVIEAVMKAFARALRDAVAVTSDALPSTKGSL; encoded by the coding sequence ATGCCCCGCACCGCCGCCGTCACCCGCACGACCAAGGAAACCGACATCACCGTCCGGCTCGACCTCGACGCCGCACCTTACGAGCAGCCCGCCACCGGGCACGGCTTTTTCGACCATATGCTCGACGCGCTCGCCCGCCACAGTCGCCTCGGTATCAGTATTTCCGGCACGGGCGACCTGCACATCGAGCCGCACCACCTGATCGAGGACACCGGCATCACGCTGGGGCAGGCGCTGTCGCAGGCGCTCGGCGACCGCAAAGGCATCGAGCGCTACGGCTCGGCTTTCGTGCCGATGGACGAAACGCTGGCGCACGTGGTCCTCGACCTCTCGGGCCGCGCCCACCTCGCCTTCGAGCCGGAAACGCTGGACGTGTACGGCGACGCGGGTGGCATGACCCACTACCACCTGCGCGAGTTTCTGCGCGGCTTTTGCAACCACGCCGGGGCCACGCTGCACGTGCGCCTGCTGGCCGGGCGCGAGGCGCACCACGTCATCGAGGCCGTCATGAAGGCGTTTGCCCGTGCCCTGCGCGACGCGGTGGCGGTGACTTCGGACGCGCTGCCGAGCACCAAGGGGAGCCTGTAG
- a CDS encoding c-type cytochrome has product MSQNRWTAGNALSWALGVTLGLIVGIALLIAIPRLMSTPTTSAESPEPPAAVAQTDDSSGAATTTEQPGATDPTGMASGQTSGSPDQSAAGAMGNESQTAGTQNTGSQGSESDSMDNNTASSTAEQTGGQVAGAGNGEDPTQRSSGAAPTPANTPSDNAPAPSESAGVANAGKEVFAGNCAACHGAEGQGAVGPSLQPTVEWDDTQFTAALREGKAPDRELNTIMPRFTEAQLSAQQVADVHAYIKTLY; this is encoded by the coding sequence ATGAGCCAGAACCGTTGGACGGCGGGGAACGCCCTGTCCTGGGCCCTAGGCGTGACGCTGGGCCTGATTGTCGGCATTGCCCTGCTGATTGCCATTCCGCGCCTGATGTCCACTCCGACCACCTCCGCCGAGTCTCCCGAGCCCCCGGCAGCCGTGGCCCAGACCGACGACAGCAGCGGCGCGGCCACCACCACCGAGCAGCCCGGCGCCACCGACCCGACCGGCATGGCGAGCGGCCAGACGAGCGGCAGCCCCGACCAGAGCGCAGCGGGCGCGATGGGCAACGAATCCCAGACCGCCGGGACTCAGAACACTGGGAGCCAGGGCAGCGAAAGCGACAGCATGGACAACAACACCGCGAGCAGCACCGCCGAGCAGACGGGCGGTCAGGTGGCGGGCGCCGGCAACGGCGAAGACCCCACCCAGCGCAGCTCCGGCGCAGCCCCGACCCCGGCCAACACCCCCTCGGACAATGCCCCAGCCCCCAGCGAGTCGGCGGGCGTCGCCAACGCGGGCAAGGAAGTCTTCGCGGGCAACTGCGCGGCCTGCCACGGCGCCGAGGGTCAGGGCGCGGTCGGCCCCTCGCTGCAACCCACGGTGGAGTGGGACGACACCCAGTTCACCGCCGCCCTGCGCGAAGGCAAGGCCCCCGACCGGGAGCTGAACACCATCATGCCCCGCTTCACCGAAGCGCAACTCAGCGCCCAGCAGGTGGCCGACGTGCACGCCTACATCAAGACGCTGTACTGA
- a CDS encoding serine hydrolase yields MPDFLAELRRAGYAGEVGLLVTDFAGRELYAQAADAVFPAASTIKVPLLLFALEQAGRGDLDLIERVTLRAEDRVPGAGVLHELGLGLALTWQDVLTLMIVVSDNTATNLLIERLGQDHFNLWLTARGLNSTRLIGPLQLPPERQNEAQRRGERNRTTARDQVALLLSLLRGDGLTPQMQHLALDILSRQHLRDLIGRGVPAGPDGEPLYRVASKSGELRGVHHDVGLLWAPRPLVVALLSQGGEDPREHPGNRDVTRLSAALWPLLAELGETETP; encoded by the coding sequence ATGCCGGATTTTCTGGCCGAGCTGCGCCGCGCCGGGTACGCGGGTGAGGTGGGGCTGCTCGTCACCGATTTTGCAGGCCGCGAATTGTACGCCCAAGCCGCCGACGCGGTATTTCCCGCTGCCAGCACCATCAAAGTGCCGCTGCTGCTGTTCGCGCTCGAACAGGCTGGGCGCGGCGACCTCGACCTGATCGAGCGGGTGACCCTGCGCGCCGAAGACCGGGTGCCGGGCGCGGGGGTGCTGCACGAGCTGGGGCTGGGGCTGGCGCTGACCTGGCAGGACGTGCTGACCTTGATGATCGTGGTGAGCGACAATACCGCGACCAACCTGCTGATCGAGCGGCTCGGTCAGGATCACTTCAACCTTTGGCTGACGGCACGCGGCCTGAACAGCACCCGGCTGATCGGCCCGTTGCAACTCCCCCCCGAGCGCCAGAACGAGGCCCAGCGCCGGGGTGAGCGCAACCGCACGACGGCGCGGGATCAGGTGGCGCTGCTGCTGTCCCTGCTGCGCGGCGATGGGCTGACGCCCCAGATGCAACACCTCGCTCTCGACATCCTGAGCCGCCAGCACCTGCGCGACCTCATCGGGCGGGGTGTTCCCGCCGGGCCGGACGGCGAGCCGCTCTACCGGGTGGCCTCCAAATCGGGCGAACTGCGCGGCGTTCACCACGATGTCGGTCTGCTCTGGGCCCCGCGCCCGCTGGTCGTCGCTTTGCTCTCGCAGGGTGGGGAAGACCCGCGCGAGCATCCGGGCAACCGCGACGTGACCCGGCTCTCGGCGGCGCTCTGGCCGCTGCTGGCCGAGCTGGGTGAAACCGAGACGCCCTGA
- a CDS encoding c-type cytochrome, translating into MERNDAVMPGVAIFCAAVMWIVLLFLFNKETAPKPVVVDPAVAASISKDYPTIGKQIFTQGASGGPACQGCHGANGEGGVGPKLAGDAKILKDPVYVHTILVNGKGGMPAYGDKLDDKQLYAVANYVLHSWGNNIEEPLTPAKVAEGQSKVDPAVLKNRSRFVPEDLKLPEIWLTTFIIVLLTYGIIGLYSHWAEGEELRPGIHKVRSTPVAMLGMVLSLLSTLLFSVLFIRQMNIDYAGWAAKEQVMPDVTHEGFYAAMIVLSLAASLALYKKFFMDGEVLVEDASGEFPW; encoded by the coding sequence GTGGAAAGAAACGATGCGGTAATGCCAGGAGTCGCCATCTTCTGCGCGGCGGTGATGTGGATCGTCCTGCTCTTCCTTTTCAATAAGGAAACGGCGCCCAAGCCTGTGGTCGTGGACCCGGCGGTGGCCGCGAGCATCAGCAAGGACTACCCCACCATCGGCAAGCAGATTTTCACCCAGGGCGCGAGCGGCGGCCCGGCCTGTCAGGGCTGCCACGGCGCCAATGGTGAGGGCGGCGTCGGCCCCAAGCTCGCGGGCGACGCGAAGATTCTCAAAGACCCGGTGTACGTGCACACCATCCTGGTCAACGGCAAGGGCGGGATGCCTGCTTACGGCGACAAGCTCGACGACAAGCAGCTCTACGCGGTGGCCAACTACGTCTTGCACAGCTGGGGCAACAACATCGAGGAGCCCCTGACCCCCGCCAAGGTGGCCGAGGGCCAGAGCAAGGTGGACCCGGCGGTCCTCAAAAACCGCTCGCGCTTCGTGCCTGAAGACCTCAAGCTGCCCGAAATCTGGCTGACGACCTTCATCATCGTGCTGCTGACCTACGGGATCATCGGGCTCTACAGCCACTGGGCCGAAGGCGAAGAGCTGCGTCCCGGGATTCACAAGGTTCGCTCGACGCCGGTCGCCATGCTGGGGATGGTGCTGAGCCTCCTCTCGACCCTGCTGTTCAGCGTGCTGTTCATCCGTCAGATGAACATCGATTATGCGGGCTGGGCCGCCAAGGAGCAGGTCATGCCCGACGTGACCCACGAAGGCTTCTACGCGGCGATGATCGTGCTGAGCCTCGCGGCCTCGCTGGCGCTCTACAAGAAGTTCTTCATGGACGGCGAAGTGCTGGTCGAAGACGCTTCGGGCGAGTTCCCCTGGTAA
- the hisH gene encoding imidazole glycerol phosphate synthase subunit HisH, whose protein sequence is MSTTPVRAAPEVLLLDYGAGNVRSAARALERAGMTVRVTDNAADVPHAPALVVPGQGHFRQVMEAFEHGGFHGPVLDAARAGVPLLGICVGMQLLFDGSEEAPGVPGLGLIAGQVRKFAPAPERKVPQMGWNALEARGDSPLLRGLGPDAYAYFVHSYYVPVDVPVTDGAVTDYGVPFWSALSRGNLHAAQFHPEKSGAVGLALLANFRRELAPA, encoded by the coding sequence ATGAGCACCACCCCCGTCCGTGCAGCTCCCGAAGTCCTTCTCCTCGATTACGGCGCGGGCAATGTCCGCAGCGCCGCCCGCGCTCTGGAACGCGCCGGAATGACGGTGCGCGTGACCGACAATGCCGCCGACGTGCCGCACGCCCCCGCGCTGGTGGTGCCCGGTCAGGGCCACTTCCGGCAGGTGATGGAAGCCTTCGAGCACGGCGGCTTTCACGGCCCGGTACTGGACGCCGCCCGCGCCGGGGTGCCTTTGCTGGGCATCTGTGTGGGGATGCAGTTGCTCTTTGACGGCTCGGAGGAAGCGCCCGGCGTGCCCGGCCTGGGCCTGATTGCCGGGCAAGTTCGCAAGTTTGCCCCCGCCCCCGAGCGCAAGGTGCCGCAGATGGGCTGGAACGCGCTTGAGGCGCGGGGCGACTCGCCGCTGCTGCGCGGGCTGGGGCCGGATGCCTACGCCTACTTCGTCCACTCGTACTACGTGCCGGTGGACGTGCCGGTCACCGACGGCGCCGTGACCGACTACGGCGTGCCGTTCTGGTCGGCGCTGAGCCGGGGCAACCTGCACGCCGCGCAGTTTCACCCCGAAAAAAGCGGGGCGGTGGGGCTGGCGCTGCTGGCGAATTTCCGCCGCGAACTCGCCCCGGCCTGA
- the ddrA gene encoding single-stranded DNA-binding protein DdrA yields MKLSDVQKRLQAPFPAHTVSWKPAAFNAERTRALLLAHVDARAVQDRLDAVCPDDWSFEMEVVSGAEVPTVKGRLTVLGVTREDIGEAPEGSMAAYKAAASDAMKRCAVQFGIGRYLYDLPKQWADWDDARRGPKHLPELPEWARPDHERTPGGAHLVQAMEQLRYELPEDLDLQREVYKHLKAALGSIHPVPTGPVPTNPVQGGRAA; encoded by the coding sequence ATGAAGCTGAGCGATGTCCAGAAACGACTGCAAGCCCCGTTTCCCGCTCATACCGTGAGCTGGAAGCCCGCCGCTTTCAACGCCGAGCGCACCCGCGCCCTGCTGCTGGCTCACGTGGACGCCCGCGCGGTGCAGGACCGACTCGACGCCGTTTGCCCCGACGACTGGAGCTTTGAGATGGAAGTGGTGTCCGGTGCGGAAGTGCCCACCGTCAAGGGCCGCCTGACCGTGCTCGGCGTGACCCGCGAGGATATCGGCGAGGCGCCTGAGGGCAGCATGGCGGCGTACAAGGCGGCGGCGAGCGACGCCATGAAGCGCTGCGCGGTGCAGTTCGGCATCGGGCGTTACCTCTACGACCTGCCCAAGCAGTGGGCCGACTGGGACGATGCCCGGCGCGGCCCCAAGCACCTGCCCGAGCTGCCCGAGTGGGCACGCCCCGACCACGAACGCACCCCCGGCGGCGCCCACCTGGTGCAGGCGATGGAGCAGTTGCGCTACGAACTGCCCGAGGACCTCGACCTGCAACGTGAGGTCTACAAGCACCTCAAGGCCGCGCTCGGCAGCATTCACCCTGTCCCGACTGGTCCCGTGCCGACCAACCCGGTGCAGGGCGGGAGGGCCGCATGA